The Carassius auratus strain Wakin unplaced genomic scaffold, ASM336829v1 scaf_tig00216830, whole genome shotgun sequence genome segment TCATTTACCCAGCCTCCCCCTTTTCTCCCACAGGGACAGACCAGGGTGTCCACACAATAAGCCTATTTTATTCAGATAAACCTGACATCTGGGTGCAGCATGCTTAGCCCATCTTGCATAGAACAAAGGAATTTGTAGGGAGCAAAACCCATCGTGCTTCAGTGAGGCACAATACGCTCCCTTCCTGATACATTTAATGAAGGATGTCCTCAAGCCAAGAGACATGATTTGATTAAGAGAGGAGGTAACAGACCCCAGAAAACAGCAACCACAAGCTGCCTGACAGTCATTACACAGACAAGAACACATCACACAGTAGCCCTTCGGTGACATGAGTGCATTTCACTCAAGTAAATGCACTGAAAAGGAcacagtgaaatatatatatatatatatatatatatatatatatatatatatatatatatatatatatatatatatatatatatatatatatatataatataacaatatgcAATAATTCCACCTTCAGAAACACTGTGGCTCCACAAAAATGTAACTGCAAAAGTACCCCCCAACCCTTTTCAACTCTCTCCAATACAGAAGTATCACAAATCTTGAATTAATATCTGTTTGAGGCTGAgcagaaatgtattatatagaTAACTGGCATTTAGTTAACGGTTCACAGAATCTGCAATGCATAAGAAAAACATGAGACAAACCTCTTCAGTCTGTACTCCGAAAGTCAAGTattttaggcaaggcaaggcaaggcaagtttatttatatagaacatttagtacacaatggtaattcaaagtgctttacataaaagaaagtaaaataatcatgaagaaaaataataacaaaaataaaacaattttaaaacttttaaaatgattaaaacatttaaaaacagttagaaaatgatttaacataaaaaaataaaaaaaaaataaaaaaaaataaaagaaaacagtgaaaatatagtgcaatcagttcggacattgcacagtgctcactcaataaatgcacagctaaaaagatgtgttttgattctagatttaaatgtgactagtgttttagcacatctgatctcttctggaagctgattccaactgcaggcagcatagtaactaaggGCGGAATCccattgttttgtgtgaacccttggtatttctaactgacttgatcctagtgatctgagtgttaggtttatattcagtgaacatatctgcaatatatttcggtcctaggtcatttagtgacttatatacaagtaaaagtactttaaaatcaatcctaaatgtaactggaagccagtgtaaggacctgaggactggtgtgatatgctcagattttctggttctagtcagaatcctggcagcagcattctggatgagctgcagctgtctaatggtctttttggaaaggccagtgaggagcccattacaatagtccaccctgctggtgataaaggcatgaacaagtttctccaagtcttgactggaaacaaaacatctaattcttgcaatgttttttaaatgatagtatgctgatttagttactgctttgacatgactactgaaactaaggtctgtctccagaatcacaccaagatccctgacttgatttttagttgtttgacccctagagtcaaggtatgcattcaccttgaacacttcatctttgtttccaaatgcaatgacttcagtttttcccttatttaactgaagatagttctggcacatccaactattaatttcatcaatgcattggcagagggagtcaacggggatgtagtcatttggagataaggctaggtaaatctgggtatcatcagcatagctgtggtaggcaatttggttctttctcattatttgacttagtggaagcatatacaggctaaacaagagcggtgcaagaattgagcctagtgggactccgcatgtcatggacgtccacttagacttatgctctcctatactcacataatagcctctcccttctaagtatgatctgaaccatttgagtaccatcccagaaagcccgacccagttttccaatctctctagtagtatgttatggtcgacagtgtcaaacgcagcactgagatctagcaataccagcaccaatattttgccagagtcacaatttaagcgaatatcatttattatcttaatgagtgctgtctctgtgctgtgatgcggtcggaaaccagattgaaaattgtccaggtatccatttgagtttaagtatttgttcagctgattaaaaactaccttttctataattttgcctataaaaggaagattagatattggtctaaaattgctcaaaattgtgttatcaagattgtttttttcaggaggggcttaacaactgcagtttttaaggagtttggaaatgtcccagaaagaagtgaggcattcaccacttctaagaaaTCTGCTTTTAGTAGTCAAGCACAATTTggaaaaagatgtgggaagtgtgtcaagacaacaggttgacgattttagttgctgcactacgtcttccagaattttgctatcaattgtttcaaaaatagacatagtatctttttgatattttggccgaatctgtctgaccactgcattacttgaggatgtgctaatcgccttcctgatatttatgatcttctcagaaaagaaagaagcaaactcattgcatttgctgtctgagagcatatcactgggaatctgacttgggggggggtttgtcagtctctcaacagtggcaaaaagagtacgggtgttatttaagttactgtttataaggtttgaaaagaaattctgtctagctgtggctagtttcacatttcacattaaaagcatgaagactctctttatagatgctatagtgaatttcaagtttcgtcttcctccacatccgctcggcttttctgcattgtcttttcatagtctgaactgctgttgatcttctccaaactgatttatgtctgtttgttttcttactgactattattggagcaatatcatcaataacattcttaacttttgagttaaaggaataaaggagaatatcaacagagtctgcagaaatgcttggttttaaatatatagcctccataaatagtacacttgtgttctcgtttatgcatctccttctgacagagacagatctagatccagtggtagcagagatcaatatatcaaagaaaatacagaagtgatcagatagtgctatgtccttagtaaaaatggatgaaatgtttagacccctactgatgattagatccagagtgtgtccacctttgtgtgtgggtccatgcacatgctgaatcaggtcaaaggtgtttagaaccgttatcatttttttttttttgtagttttgttttctgcattatctatgtgaatattaaaatcccctgcaattgcaaaacagtcaaactctgaggaaattattgataacatttctgtgacctcttcaacaaagggtggagagtattttggaggcctgtaaataataataaacagaatgcgtggggcacctttcagcacaattcCTAGATATTTGAAAGACaggtactgaccaaatgacacttgcttgcattgatagacatctttaaatagagcagctacacccccacctctcctaacagtcctgcaaacactcatgtaagtgaagttaggaggggctgcttcatttaggattgttgcactgcagctgtcttctagccatgtttcatttagaaacataaaatccagattgtttgtggttataaagtcattgattagaaatgttttttttttgtttgtttgtttttttagtgagcgaatgtttaaaagtgctaacttgatggcagtgctttgtgtatttacatcaatcttagttctaccagaaagactcggagaAGATATTGAaacaattcatacatttatttatgacccagcaagctgtatgtttgtatttgGCGTAGGCCCCATTCGTAAATAGCTGTCCGAGGGTACGGATTCagtatttcctgcctgaagatgaaggcaggggcgcagccgacccccgtGACGTTTTAGgagggaccatcctggtggtggtggtatGGTTGGAGGGGAAGAACATCCTGTGGTGGTAAGGGAGATGGAGGGAAGATGCTTGTTATTGTTGAGGGAGGAGCCAATCTTGGTGGTGGAGGGGTGGGTGGTGGCGAGTGACGTGTTCAGCATCTGCAAACTCAGACAAGTGTAAGCACAGGTTCTtttatacttctattattagaacGTGATTGGACGATTGAAAAGGTAATAGGTGACGCTAacaattgagtcttcctggcagaacttatgctaaagcttccatttctaccagaaagactcggagaAGATATTGAaacaattcatacatttatttatgacccagcaagctgtatgtttgtatttgGCGTAGGCCCCATTCGTAAATAGCTGTCCGAGGGTACGGATTCagtatttcctgcctgaagatgaaggcaggggcgcagccgacccccaaAAACTAGTGGAAGAATAATTCTATTGGAATGGAGCCTACCCCCAGAAATGGAAAATTAATATACTTGCCGGCTGTCTATCTTGACGTacctaaaagagagaaaaatgaataaataaataaataaaataattagcaatGAACAATCATGATAGACATGAAAACTTCAATAACTTGTTTTAACAGTTTATAATAGGGTtccaattattaattatatatatatatatttctttttttttttttttttttttttttttatacacgtgacgagccacacatagacaaggccacgctgagccacatagacaaggccacgctgagccacatagacaaggccacgctgagccacatagacaaggccacgctgagccacacatagacaaggccacgctgagccacatagacaaggccacgctgagccacatagacaaggccacgctgagccacatagacaaggccacgctgagccacacatagacaaggccacgctgagccacacatagacaaggccaagctgagccacacatagacaaggccacgctgagccacacatagacaaggccacgctgagccacacaagACGAGGCCGCGCTGAGCCACACTTGGACGAGGccgcgctgagccacacatagacgaggccgcgctgagccacacatagacgaggccgcgctgagccacacatagactaggccacgcagagccacatagacaaggccacgcagagccacatagacaaggccacgctgagccacatagacaaggccacgcagAGTCACATAGAGAAGGCCAcactgagccacacatagacaaggtgACGCAGAACAACGCAACTAATACATGGCATGAATTATGAAAACTGTACTttgacagatagatagagcatGGCACCACCACCAGTAGTTGCATAGGAATTTACCTGAATTATTATTGCAGAGCTTGCTGAGCTTCGAGGATGGTCTTAAGGTCAGGTCTTATGTAAGACTCAAAAGCGGAGGAAGACCATCTTCCCAGAATCTTAATAGCTGTTGTAGGAACGCCGCGTTCGGCTGCTGTAGTAGCTGCTCCTATCCTAAATGAGTGTCCAGTATACAGGGAAGGGGATAGGCTACAGTTTTTAAGGACAGAAACTAGATGAGATCTGAACCAGGTTTTAGAAAGAGGAGCTCCGTTAGAGAGTGAGAATAGAGGTGAGTGATCTGAGGATCTAGGGCGAATTTTGAGGAATCTAATCATAGATGTGAAGGGACAGAAATTATTGCTTATTTTGGATATTGTTATGGAAACACCAGAACCAGAAGAGTCATTTTTAGAGTGTTTAAGAAAAAGTGTAAAGAAGTTAGGAGAGAAATGTaagtcagagagacagagaccacGGACAGGATCAAAACGTTTAGATGCTGAAGTGAATTCGCCTGGGCGCATAAATCCATAGAAAGCAGTTAAGAACACTGCTTCTAGCAGAATATTGGAGTATATGGAAAAAAGGCCATTGCGTAGGGAAAGGATTAATCTTTGCAACAGAGGCAAAGAAAAAGGCAACCTTTTGTCGGGGGAATTCGTAGAGGATTTAGCGAAGCCTTTGAGCAGTAATCTAACGGAAGAATCAGTGAAGAGACTTGGAAAATCGGGATTAAAATATTTAGCATAAAATTGAATCCCAGCGAGCAATCTGCGAATTGAGGAAATTTTTAAATTGCGATTTTCGAAATTAAAAACAAGGAACGAGCAAACCGTGGTAACCAGAATAGGAAATAAAGGTATCTGAAAGGAGTAGCAAAACATTAGAAAAGAAGACCAAGCTGAAGTGTAAGCTTTAAAAGTTGAAGGAGCAACTCCTTTAGACATGTAATGCCTAGCTGATTTTTGCAAATCGTCTAATTTAACATAGTTGCTGATAGGGGAGGGCAGGGTGTTGGTTCTGTATTGGCTGAAGGGCAAAGTCGTCTGAACGTCTGAAAACGAAAGCGGGAGAGCGCGTCAGCAATAACGTTGCAGTGCCCTGGTATATGagcagctttaataataaaattgaaagtGACGGATTGCCAGATTAAACGCCTCAAAAAAGGCATGATCGTTTGGCACGATGACCTGCCTTTATTGATAATGGCAACAGTGGCTTCGTTGTCGCAAAACAGCAAAATGCGTTTCCTTGACCACGCTGAACCCCAGATTACACTAGCAACTACCAGAGGATAAATCTCGTAGAGCGCAGAAGACACGGAACCTGATTCTTTCTTAGGGAATTTGTTTGGCCACTTCTCTGCGAACCATTGCCCTCGAAAAAACCCACCGAAGCCGATGGATGGGGCAGCATCGGTAAATAAATGAAGGTCTGCGGAGGATTCAAAGGCGTCattgtaaaagaaagaaataccGTTCCAATCATTAAGCAACTGAGTCCAAAATTTTATATCGGAGAGACAACCGTCATCTACCTGGATCGGATCGCTTAATTTTTGGACGGAATGGGCCATAGTTAACAGCCGAGAGATAAATGTTCTGCCTTGTGGTATGATGCTCATGGCGAAATTGAGGTGACCGAGCAGAGAGAGCATGTCTCGTTTCGTGACGCAGCGTAGAGAGGAAAAAGATTCCAGAAATGACCTGATCCTTAGGAGTTTCTCTTGTGGCAAAGAAGCTTGCATTTTGACTGTGTCAAGGGAAATGCCTAAGAATTC includes the following:
- the LOC113099011 gene encoding uncharacterized protein LOC113099011 isoform X1, which gives rise to MSKGVAPSTFKAYTSAWSSFLMFCYSFQIPLFPILVTTVCSFLVFNFENRNLKISSIRRLLAGIQFYAKYFNPDFPSLFTDSSVRLLLKGFAKSSTNSPDKRLPFSLPLLQRLILSLRNGLFSIYSNILLEAVFLTAFYGFMRPGEFTSASKRFDPVRGLCLSDLHFSPNFFTLFLKHSKNDSSGSGVSITISKISNNFCPFTSMIRFLKIRPRSSDHSPLFSLSNGAPLSKTWFRSHLVSVLKNCSLSPSLYTGHSFRIGAATTAAERGVPTTAIKILGRWSSSAFESYIRPDLKTILEAQQALQ